AACCGGGAAGTTCCGACCGCGGAACGCGCCGCCGAGGTGCTGGTAGAGCGGGAGTCCGGCGACGTCCGCGCCAGCTTTCGCGGCAGCCATCGAGATGGCGACCGCCGAGTTCGCGCCGATCTGCGAGAAGTCGTCCGTGCCGTCCGCGGCACGGAGCGCCGAGTCGACCTCGCGCTGGTCGCCCGCGAACACCCGCCCCTCCAGTCGGGGAACGGCGTGCTCGCGCGCGGCGGCGATGGCTTCCTCAGCGGGGAGTTCGATGGCCTCGTACTCGCCCGTCGACGCCCCGGAGGGCGCGAGCGCGCGGCCGTGACCGCCGGACTCCGTGTAGACGCTCGCCTCGACCGTCGGGTTCCCCCGAGAGTCGAGGACGCTCCGCAGCGACACGGACTCGACGAGCCCCATTAGTCGTGCCTCCGAACCGTGAACGGGAGGACACCCGCGTCGTATTCCTCGGCCGCGATGAGGATGGGCTCCGTCTGGTCGGTGTCGACCAGCACGGGCGCGCCGTACGACACCTGCAGCGCGCGCGCACCGATGATGCGGGCTTTCTCGTAGCGATTGTACTGTGCACTCATCTTACTGGTAGGGTGCGACGACGTCTACGAGGTCCTGGTGGGCGACCAGCATCCGGCGGCAGCAGTACCGATCCAACCCGAGGTCGTCGAGCACCTCACCGGGGTCTTCGTCGCCGTCCTGGCTGCTCGCGCGGGCCTTGTACTCTTCCCAGTACTCGGCCACGACGTTACCGCAACTGAAACACCGGACTGGTACCATCATGGTTTGTGTTTAGCGGTAGGACTTCTGGTAGCGGGCGCGAGCGCCGGGCCCGCCCCACTTCTTGGATTCGCGCTGACGGACGTCGTTCACGAGGAGCGAGCGGTCGAACTCCATGAACGCGTCGCGGAGTTCCGCGTCGTTCTCGTGTTCGACGATGCTCCGCGCGATTGCGGTGCGGACCGCGTCCGCCTGTCCGGCGAACCCGCCGCCGTCGACGGTGACGTCGATGTCGATGTCGCTGCGGAGGTCTTCGCCCGCGATGCGGAACGGCTCCAGCATCTTCAGCTTCGCGAGCTCGGGTTCGACGAGCTCGACCGGCTGACTGTTGATGCGAACGCGACCCTCGCCGTCACGCACGGTGGCGCGCGCGACGGCGGTCTTCTTCTTCCCGCTGGTGTTCGTTACCATGTCTTGTTAGCACCTAGGTGCTCGGAGATCTCGCCGACCTGCACGAACTTGATGTGCGACAGGCGGTCGAGACTGGTTCCGTCGAGGACTTCCCCGTCCTCGTCGGTGTGATTCCCGACGAACACGCGGATGTTCTCGAAGGCCTCGCGGCCGTCCGTTTCCTTGTAGGAGAGCATCCCGCGGATCGCGCGCTTCACGATGCCGTCGGGGCGCTTCGGGTAGTACGGACCGGAGTCCGAGCCGAGCTCGGCTCGCTTCCGGTAGGTCCCGAAGATATCCTCCTTGTTCCCGGTGATGACCGCGTTCTCCGCGTTCACCACGGCGACGGTGTTGCCCTGCTGGGCGAGCTCCGCCACGTTACTCGCGACGCGACCCATGATGCAGTCACCGGCGTCGACGACGATGTCGGCGTCGAATTCTGCGAGACTCATCGGATCACCCGCACGTCGTTACCGTTGGGATTCTGTTCGACAAACTCGGAGAGGGAGACGGTCTCGCCGCCGGCGTGGTCGACCTTCGTCTCCGCGCTGGACGAGAAGTCCACTGCGGCGACCGTGACCGACTTCTGCAGCATGCCGGACCCCAGGACCTTCCCGGGGACGACGACGGTTTCGTCTTCTCTCGCGTACCGTTCGATGCGACTCAGGTTCACCTCGGCGTGCGTGCGCCGCGGCTTCTCCAGCCGGTCGGCGACGTCCTGCCAAACGCCCGCGTCGTTGTCGCGAGCGGCGGACTTCAGGTCCGCAACGAGGTTGCTGAGTCGAGGACTCGATTGACTCATAGTTCTGACTCCTCAGTAGTGAATTCGGGTGGAGTGCAGGGAGCAGGATTTGAACCTGCGAACTCCTGTGAGACAGCGCCCTGAACGCTGCGCCTTTGACCAAACTTGGCTATCCCTGCACGACGGCGAAGAACACGCTGTCGTGCTGCAGTCGAGTATTCCCGCCGACCCCCTATACGGGTTTCGATTCCCGCGACCGACGGCGTCGCTCCTCCCTGCGTGGAGCGGACGACCGTCGGGGTGAGGGCGGCTTCACTCATTGTTAGAGTTGGACTGCTTCTTCCAGCTCGTCTGCGCGCATCGACAGGCTCTCGATGCCGCGCAGCACGAGTTCGTCGACGGGCATCGACCCGTCGGATTCGACGTGGAACACGAACGCCTCGGGGACGTCGTGCACCTCGACCTCCTTCCCGGGATACCGCTGGGTGAGGTCGTTGTCGAACTCCTCGGCCGGAACGAGGTCGCCGTCCTCCTCGATGACGCCGCGGAGGATGTTCGGCTCGTCCTCGTCGAACTCCGGCGAGTCACCGACGACCTCCACCGTCTGGAGGTGTCGGTAGCCGATACCGACCCCGCCCTGGTGTTTGGCGTGGTCGCGGCCTTTGTCGAGGACGGCTTCGGCCTCGAACTCGAGACGCTGGTCTTCTTTCAGCTCGATGATCGGGATGTTCGTATCGGCGGGCTCGACCTCGGGGTCTTCGCAGACGATATCCCCGGAGTACGCCGTTCCCGGTCCCTCGACGTCGAGGGCGAGCGTCACGGTGTGGTCGGGGTCGAAGTCCTCGGGCGTCGTCAGCGGCACGAGGCCGAGACGCAGCGCGAGCACTTCGTCGAACATGACGCTCGAGTTCTCCACGAACCGCACGGTGTCGATGGAGAGTGTCGGCACGTCCGCGAGCATCGCTCGACGGACGCCGTTCGCGAACGCCGGCGTGGCACCGCGAACGACGAACCGGGCTTCCCGGTCGTCGTTGTCGATAAATTCGACGTCGAAGTCCCCTGCCATGATTAGAACCCGCTGTTCTTCGGCGGACGCGTGCCGTCGTGCGGGATCGGCGTGACGTCCTCGATGCGGCCGATCTCGATGCCGGCGCGAGCGAGCGCGCGAATCGTCGCCTGCGCGCCCGGCCCGGGGCTCCGCTGGAGGTTGCCGCCGGGACCGCGCACGCGGACGTGCACGCCTTCGATGCCCTGTTCTTTGATCTCTTCTGCGATCTTCTCGGCCATCTGCATCGCCGCGTACGGCGACGCCTCGTCACGGTTCTGCTTCACGACGGCACCGCCGGACGACTTCGCGATCGTCTCAGCGCCGGTCTCGTCGGTGATGGTGAGGACCGTGTTGTTGAACGAGGCGTGCACGTGGGCGATGCCCCATTTGTCGTCTTCAGCCATTGGTTACTCCTGCCCCCCGGCGCGAGCCGGGTGGAGTTCGTCGGTGAGGTCGCTCGTTTCGTCGAACGCGATGAGGTCTTTCTCGGCGGTCTCGACCTTCCGGGACGGAGCCGTGACGCGGCTGCCGTCGACCGTGATGTGGCCGTGCGTGATGAACTGGCGCGCCTGCTTCGGCGTGTTCGCCAGTCCCTGCCGGTAGACGACCGTCTGCAGGCGGCGTTCGAGGACGTCCGTCACGTCGAGTGAGAGGACGTCGTCGAGGCCGTCGCTGTCGCCGAGAATGCCGTAGCGCTGGAGGCGGGAGACGAACTCCGAGTCCTCCGAGCCCTCCCCGGTGACCTTCCCGAGGAGCGCGCGAGCCTCACGCCGGTACGAGCGGAGTTCGGACTGCGCGCGCCACAGCTCTTCTTTGTTCTTCAGGCCGTAGCGCCCGAGGAGGTCGGACTCCTCGGCGATGCGCTCGCCCTGGTAGGGGTGGTTCGGCGTCTCGTAGAACTTGGTGTTCTCTCCGGGAAGCGCCATTATTCACCACCCTCCTCTGCCGCTGCTTCTTCTGCTTCTGCTTCTTCGCGGAGTTCTTCGACGTTCACGCCGATGGTCCCCTCGGTACGACCCGTGGATTTCGTGCGCTGCCCGCGGACCTTCTGTCCGCGTTCGTGGCGAACGCCCTTGTAGGACCGAATCATGCGCATCCGATTGACGTCCTGGTTGCGCTGGAGGTTCACGTCGTTCCCCGTGATGTGCTCGGTATCGCCGGTGTAGAAGTCGTTCCGGCGGTTCGCGAGCCAGTCGGGAGTGTTCTCCGCGTAATTCTCGACGGCGTCGACGATCGACTCGATGTCGTCGTCGTCGAGCCGGCCGAGCGTGGCCTGTCGATCGATACCGGCCTCTTCGGCGACCACAAGGGCCGTCCGACGGCCGATACCGTTCATCTCGAAGAGGGCACGCTCGACGGACTTCGTGCCGTCGAGGTCTGTCTGCCCGATGCGGACGAAGTATCGAATGTCCTCGTCCGCTTCCTGGTTGTCTTCCGTGCTCATAGTATCGTGCTCGGATAGTGTTGCGGAAAGGCGTCGTGGCGGGGATTTGAACCCCGGAGGCGGTGAGCCACAGAGTTAGCAACCCTGCGCCTTGACCAGGCTAGGCTACCACGACCCGTTCGCGCGGTATCATCGCCCTCTCGGACTCGGGGCGGCTGCCCCTACAGTGACTGCACTCGAACTGAATCACCCGCCCTACTTAAGAATCACGAAAGCACCGGATGGTGAGACGCCGACGCACACCCACCGAGTTACTCGCGCCGCGGGAGCCAGTAGACCGCGAGCACGACCGCCCAGATGGTCGCGACGGTCGCGAGGACGTCGGGGCTCGTCCGGTGGAGGTGCCAGAAGAGCGC
This sequence is a window from Halocalculus aciditolerans. Protein-coding genes within it:
- a CDS encoding DNA-directed RNA polymerase subunit K, with translation MSAQYNRYEKARIIGARALQVSYGAPVLVDTDQTEPILIAAEEYDAGVLPFTVRRHD
- a CDS encoding DNA-directed RNA polymerase subunit N, which produces MMVPVRCFSCGNVVAEYWEEYKARASSQDGDEDPGEVLDDLGLDRYCCRRMLVAHQDLVDVVAPYQ
- a CDS encoding 30S ribosomal protein S9 codes for the protein MVTNTSGKKKTAVARATVRDGEGRVRINSQPVELVEPELAKLKMLEPFRIAGEDLRSDIDIDVTVDGGGFAGQADAVRTAIARSIVEHENDAELRDAFMEFDRSLLVNDVRQRESKKWGGPGARARYQKSYR
- a CDS encoding 50S ribosomal protein L13 — protein: MSLAEFDADIVVDAGDCIMGRVASNVAELAQQGNTVAVVNAENAVITGNKEDIFGTYRKRAELGSDSGPYYPKRPDGIVKRAIRGMLSYKETDGREAFENIRVFVGNHTDEDGEVLDGTSLDRLSHIKFVQVGEISEHLGANKTW
- a CDS encoding 50S ribosomal protein L18e, coding for MSQSSPRLSNLVADLKSAARDNDAGVWQDVADRLEKPRRTHAEVNLSRIERYAREDETVVVPGKVLGSGMLQKSVTVAAVDFSSSAETKVDHAGGETVSLSEFVEQNPNGNDVRVIR
- a CDS encoding DNA-directed RNA polymerase subunit D, translating into MMAGDFDVEFIDNDDREARFVVRGATPAFANGVRRAMLADVPTLSIDTVRFVENSSVMFDEVLALRLGLVPLTTPEDFDPDHTVTLALDVEGPGTAYSGDIVCEDPEVEPADTNIPIIELKEDQRLEFEAEAVLDKGRDHAKHQGGVGIGYRHLQTVEVVGDSPEFDEDEPNILRGVIEEDGDLVPAEEFDNDLTQRYPGKEVEVHDVPEAFVFHVESDGSMPVDELVLRGIESLSMRADELEEAVQL
- a CDS encoding 30S ribosomal protein S11, whose amino-acid sequence is MAEDDKWGIAHVHASFNNTVLTITDETGAETIAKSSGGAVVKQNRDEASPYAAMQMAEKIAEEIKEQGIEGVHVRVRGPGGNLQRSPGPGAQATIRALARAGIEIGRIEDVTPIPHDGTRPPKNSGF
- a CDS encoding 30S ribosomal protein S4, translated to MALPGENTKFYETPNHPYQGERIAEESDLLGRYGLKNKEELWRAQSELRSYRREARALLGKVTGEGSEDSEFVSRLQRYGILGDSDGLDDVLSLDVTDVLERRLQTVVYRQGLANTPKQARQFITHGHITVDGSRVTAPSRKVETAEKDLIAFDETSDLTDELHPARAGGQE
- a CDS encoding 30S ribosomal protein S13; this encodes MSTEDNQEADEDIRYFVRIGQTDLDGTKSVERALFEMNGIGRRTALVVAEEAGIDRQATLGRLDDDDIESIVDAVENYAENTPDWLANRRNDFYTGDTEHITGNDVNLQRNQDVNRMRMIRSYKGVRHERGQKVRGQRTKSTGRTEGTIGVNVEELREEAEAEEAAAEEGGE